A region from the Dinoroseobacter shibae DFL 12 = DSM 16493 genome encodes:
- the nusB gene encoding transcription antitermination factor NusB, producing the protein MSKQSDKLAAKRQAKSAARLYAVQALFQMEAAGQSADSVIREFEDHRFGAIYEEGEMAEGHVTLFRTTVGEAVNWQAKIDQLTDRALATAWPIDRIDPTLRALFRAAGAELVRADTPPKVVINEYVDLARAFFPDGKEPKFVNAVLDHMAREAKPDAFS; encoded by the coding sequence ATGAGCAAGCAATCCGACAAGCTGGCCGCCAAACGCCAGGCGAAGTCCGCCGCGCGGCTCTATGCGGTGCAGGCGCTTTTCCAGATGGAGGCGGCCGGACAGTCCGCCGACAGCGTGATCCGGGAATTCGAGGATCACCGGTTCGGCGCGATCTACGAGGAAGGCGAGATGGCCGAGGGTCACGTCACCCTCTTTCGCACCACCGTCGGCGAGGCGGTCAATTGGCAGGCGAAGATCGACCAGCTGACCGACCGGGCCCTTGCGACCGCTTGGCCCATCGACCGGATCGACCCGACGCTGCGCGCCCTGTTCCGGGCTGCGGGGGCGGAGTTGGTGAGGGCCGACACGCCCCCAAAGGTGGTGATCAACGAATACGTCGATCTGGCGCGCGCGTTCTTTCCGGACGGCAAGGAGCCGAAGTTCGTCAATGCCGTGCTCGATCACATGGCGCGCGAGGCCAAGCCCGACGCGTTCAGCTGA
- a CDS encoding alpha/beta fold hydrolase yields the protein MPEPSYLDTARGRRLAYHRTEGIGPLVVFLGGLKSDMEGAKALHLEAWAQGRGRNFLRFDYSGHGQSSGAFEDGSVGEWAEDAADMLAAMPDDRLVLVGSSMGGWVSLLMARGLGARVAGLVTIAAAPDFTEDDWWGGMTETEKAEMARLGRIERPSDYDDSPYIITRKFIEDGRRNLVLRDPLPLSMPVRFLHGTGDTTVPTALALRLLEHAEGPDMRLTLVDGADHRFSDETCLALITDTVEEVLVRIP from the coding sequence ATGCCTGAACCAAGCTATCTCGACACCGCACGGGGCCGCCGCCTCGCGTATCACCGGACCGAAGGCATCGGGCCCTTGGTGGTGTTTCTCGGCGGGCTGAAATCGGACATGGAGGGGGCGAAAGCACTCCATCTCGAAGCCTGGGCGCAGGGCAGGGGACGCAATTTCCTGCGCTTCGACTATTCCGGCCATGGCCAAAGCAGCGGCGCGTTCGAGGACGGCTCCGTCGGGGAATGGGCGGAGGACGCAGCGGACATGCTTGCGGCCATGCCCGACGACCGGTTGGTTCTGGTGGGGTCCTCCATGGGCGGATGGGTGTCGCTGCTCATGGCGCGCGGGCTTGGGGCCCGGGTCGCAGGGCTTGTGACCATCGCCGCGGCCCCTGATTTCACCGAAGACGACTGGTGGGGCGGCATGACCGAGACCGAGAAGGCCGAAATGGCGCGACTGGGCCGGATCGAACGCCCCTCGGACTATGACGACAGCCCCTACATCATCACTCGCAAGTTCATCGAGGATGGCCGCCGCAACCTCGTGTTGCGCGACCCACTGCCCTTGTCCATGCCGGTCCGGTTCCTCCATGGCACCGGCGATACGACCGTGCCCACGGCCCTCGCCTTGCGGTTGTTGGAGCACGCCGAGGGTCCGGACATGCGGCTGACCCTTGTGGACGGGGCCGATCACCGCTTCTCCGACGAGACCTGTCTCGCGCTGATCACAGACACCGTTGAAGAGGTGCTTGTCCGCATCCCTTAG
- a CDS encoding MmcB family DNA repair protein, with product MTDLLQPGQRLARGVCRHLRSLDFACVEEFTPDRGLRVDVMALGPKGELWVVECKSSRADFTSDSKWQGYLDWCDRYFWAVDSAFPCDLLPENTGLILADAYDAEIQRMPDLHKLPAARRRALTQRFARAAALRLQATRDPEMTLA from the coding sequence ATGACTGATCTGCTGCAACCGGGGCAACGGCTGGCGCGGGGCGTGTGCCGCCATCTGCGCAGTCTGGATTTCGCCTGTGTCGAGGAATTCACCCCGGACCGGGGCTTGCGCGTCGATGTGATGGCGTTGGGCCCCAAGGGCGAGCTCTGGGTGGTCGAGTGCAAATCCAGCCGGGCCGATTTCACATCCGACAGTAAATGGCAGGGCTATCTCGACTGGTGCGACCGGTATTTCTGGGCCGTGGACAGTGCCTTTCCCTGCGACCTGCTGCCCGAGAATACTGGCCTGATCCTGGCCGATGCCTATGATGCCGAAATCCAGCGGATGCCGGATCTCCACAAGCTGCCCGCTGCGCGTCGTCGGGCCCTGACACAGCGCTTCGCCCGGGCCGCTGCCTTGAGGCTTCAGGCCACGCGCGACCCGGAGATGACGCTGGCTTGA
- a CDS encoding 6,7-dimethyl-8-ribityllumazine synthase — MAQAETHHELPLPRFEKPVKVLIVQSPYYKDIADGLLTGAKAVLEAAGASFEVVHVPGALEIPPAIRIAHVQSNFDGYVALGCVIRGETSHYETVCNDSSHGLMLLGLQGACLGNGILTVENKDQALVRADPEGQNKGGGAAAAALHLIALSRRYATQTKGVGFKPRGETIQLADGGESPSRA, encoded by the coding sequence ATGGCCCAAGCCGAGACACATCATGAATTGCCACTGCCGCGCTTCGAAAAGCCGGTGAAAGTGCTGATCGTCCAGTCCCCCTATTACAAGGATATCGCCGACGGGTTGCTGACCGGCGCGAAAGCCGTGCTCGAAGCGGCTGGCGCCAGCTTCGAGGTGGTGCATGTGCCCGGCGCACTGGAAATCCCGCCCGCCATTCGGATTGCCCATGTGCAGTCGAACTTCGACGGGTACGTGGCGCTGGGGTGCGTGATCCGGGGCGAGACGAGCCATTACGAGACCGTCTGCAACGACAGCTCCCACGGGCTTATGCTGCTGGGGTTGCAGGGCGCGTGTCTGGGCAACGGGATCCTCACGGTGGAAAACAAAGACCAGGCGCTGGTGCGTGCCGATCCCGAAGGCCAGAACAAGGGCGGTGGGGCGGCGGCGGCCGCGCTGCACCTGATCGCGCTGTCGCGCCGCTACGCGACCCAGACGAAAGGCGTCGGGTTCAAGCCCCGCGGCGAGACCATTCAGCTGGCGGATGGGGGCGAAAGCCCGAGCCGCGCATGA
- a CDS encoding riboflavin synthase, whose translation MFTGIITDIGTVRALEQAGDLHARIGCSYAPGSIALGASIACNGVCLTVVDKGQDDTSPWFDVTISAESVDKTNIGDWRPGARVNLERALKVGDELGGHIVSGHVDGVAEITAMAQEGESTRVTFRAPEALARFIAPKGSVALDGTSLTVNEVDGAEFGVNFIPHTKSATTWGGVKVGDRINLEIDTLARYVARLQEWQP comes from the coding sequence ATGTTCACAGGAATAATCACCGATATCGGCACCGTGCGCGCCCTCGAACAGGCGGGCGACCTTCACGCGCGCATCGGATGTAGCTACGCACCGGGATCGATCGCGTTGGGCGCGTCCATTGCCTGCAATGGCGTATGTCTGACAGTGGTCGACAAGGGGCAGGACGATACCAGCCCGTGGTTCGACGTGACCATCAGCGCCGAAAGCGTCGACAAGACCAATATCGGCGACTGGCGTCCCGGCGCACGGGTCAACCTGGAACGGGCACTGAAGGTCGGGGATGAGCTTGGCGGGCATATCGTGTCGGGCCATGTGGATGGCGTGGCCGAGATCACCGCCATGGCGCAGGAGGGCGAAAGCACGCGCGTCACCTTCCGTGCCCCCGAGGCCCTGGCGAGGTTCATCGCGCCCAAGGGATCTGTCGCGCTCGACGGCACATCGTTGACCGTCAACGAGGTCGATGGGGCGGAATTCGGCGTGAATTTCATTCCCCATACCAAATCTGCGACCACATGGGGCGGCGTGAAGGTCGGCGACCGCATCAACCTCGAAATCGACACGCTGGCCCGCTATGTCGCGCGGCTGCAGGAGTGGCAGCCGTGA
- a CDS encoding capsule biosynthesis protein gives MTGSPARRFLFLQGPHGPFFTQLAAMLTRAGASCWRVGFNAGDARFWKDKPRYIPFTGPRADWPQTCAQLLRSKAITDIVLYGDTRWIHRTAVEAARQHGCRIHVFEEGYLRPSWVTYERGGSNGHSPLMDTTIPEMTQALRGHAPELPGAPARWGDIRQHMFYGAVYHFHVLFRNSDYTAFKPHRALTVRQEFLLYLKMLLRLPLTMVERALATRRIRRGGFPYHLFLLQLEHDSAFQAHSPFASMTEVLADVIGAFARAAPAHHHLVFKAHPLEDGRAPLPAVIKRLSRETGIADRVHYVKGGKLARLLDQARAVLTVNSTAAQQALWRGLPVKTLGQAVYAKPELVSAQPLEAFFADPIPPDMRAYRDFRHYLLESSQVAGGFYSATGRQHLLRQVTDMVLSDQDPYGALKIGAPRRRFPIRVVK, from the coding sequence ATGACCGGATCGCCCGCGCGGCGCTTTCTTTTCCTGCAAGGTCCCCACGGGCCCTTCTTCACGCAACTCGCCGCGATGCTGACCCGCGCAGGCGCGAGCTGTTGGCGTGTGGGATTCAATGCCGGGGATGCGCGGTTCTGGAAAGACAAGCCCCGCTACATCCCGTTTACCGGACCGCGCGCCGACTGGCCGCAGACCTGCGCCCAACTGCTGCGCAGCAAGGCGATCACGGACATCGTGCTCTACGGCGACACCCGGTGGATTCACCGCACGGCAGTGGAAGCCGCCCGGCAGCATGGTTGCCGCATCCATGTGTTCGAGGAGGGCTATCTGCGCCCCTCCTGGGTCACCTATGAGCGGGGCGGCTCCAACGGGCACTCGCCTCTGATGGACACCACGATTCCTGAAATGACGCAGGCCCTGCGCGGCCATGCGCCCGAGTTGCCGGGTGCCCCGGCGCGCTGGGGCGATATTCGCCAGCACATGTTCTATGGCGCGGTCTATCACTTTCATGTCCTGTTCCGGAATTCGGACTACACCGCGTTCAAGCCCCACCGCGCCCTGACCGTGCGGCAGGAATTCCTGCTCTACCTGAAGATGCTGCTGCGTCTGCCACTGACCATGGTGGAACGGGCGCTTGCAACGCGCCGGATCCGGCGAGGTGGGTTCCCCTATCACCTTTTCCTGCTGCAACTCGAACATGACAGCGCATTTCAGGCCCACAGCCCGTTCGCATCCATGACCGAGGTGCTCGCCGATGTCATCGGCGCCTTTGCGCGCGCAGCCCCCGCGCATCACCACCTCGTCTTCAAGGCGCATCCGCTCGAGGATGGTCGCGCGCCTCTGCCGGCGGTAATCAAGCGCCTGTCCCGCGAGACCGGCATCGCCGATCGCGTGCATTACGTGAAGGGTGGCAAACTTGCCCGCCTGCTCGACCAGGCGCGCGCAGTTCTGACGGTCAATTCCACGGCTGCACAGCAGGCCTTGTGGCGCGGCCTGCCGGTCAAGACCCTGGGCCAGGCAGTCTATGCCAAGCCGGAGCTTGTCTCGGCCCAACCCCTGGAGGCGTTTTTTGCGGACCCGATCCCGCCCGACATGCGCGCTTATCGCGACTTCCGGCACTACCTGCTGGAAAGCAGCCAAGTGGCCGGAGGGTTCTACTCGGCGACCGGGCGGCAACACCTTCTACGGCAGGTCACGGACATGGTGTTGTCCGACCAGGACCCCTATGGAGCCCTCAAGATCGGCGCACCACGGCGACGCTTCCCGATACGCGTTGTGAAATAA
- the ribB gene encoding 3,4-dihydroxy-2-butanone-4-phosphate synthase, with protein sequence MAERLKTDYSDAISSVEEIIEDARNGRMFILVDHEDRENEGDLVIPAQMATPDAINFMATHGRGLICLTLTSERIDQLGLPLMASYNSSRHETAFTVSIEAREGVSTGISAADRARTVAVAIDAAKGAADIASPGHVFPLRARDGGVLVRAGHTEAAVDVSRLAGLNPSGVICEIMNDDGSMARLPDLIAFAQRHNLKIGTISDLIAYRRRNDNLVKVTKETKVSSEFGGDWALKIYTDKTQGAEHIALIKGDISTPEPVLVRMHALDPMLDVVGTGGPGRAGEFGDAMRIVADEGRGVVVLLRDTTMKIAAGGEEVSPQTLRQYGLGAQILSSLGLSELILLTNSPSPKVIGLEAYGLTITGTRKIPMQR encoded by the coding sequence ATGGCCGAAAGACTCAAGACCGACTACTCAGATGCCATCTCTTCCGTGGAAGAGATCATCGAGGATGCCCGCAACGGCCGGATGTTCATCCTCGTCGATCATGAGGACCGCGAGAACGAAGGGGATCTGGTGATCCCGGCGCAGATGGCGACGCCGGATGCGATCAACTTCATGGCCACCCATGGCCGCGGCCTGATCTGTCTGACCCTGACCAGCGAGCGGATCGATCAGTTGGGCTTGCCGTTGATGGCGTCCTACAACTCCTCTCGCCACGAGACCGCGTTTACCGTGTCCATCGAGGCGCGCGAGGGAGTGTCCACGGGGATTTCGGCTGCCGACCGGGCGCGTACCGTTGCGGTGGCCATCGACGCGGCAAAGGGCGCCGCCGATATCGCCTCGCCCGGCCATGTCTTCCCGCTTCGGGCGCGGGATGGCGGGGTGCTGGTGCGCGCCGGACATACGGAGGCGGCCGTGGATGTCAGTCGCCTTGCCGGGCTCAACCCGTCGGGCGTGATCTGCGAAATCATGAACGACGACGGATCTATGGCGCGGTTGCCGGACCTGATCGCTTTCGCGCAGCGGCACAACCTCAAGATCGGTACGATCTCGGACCTGATTGCCTACCGGCGCCGCAATGACAACCTGGTGAAGGTTACCAAGGAAACCAAGGTCTCCTCGGAATTCGGAGGCGACTGGGCACTGAAGATCTACACTGACAAGACCCAGGGGGCCGAGCATATCGCGCTGATCAAGGGTGACATCTCCACGCCGGAGCCGGTGCTGGTGCGGATGCATGCCCTCGATCCGATGCTCGATGTTGTGGGCACTGGCGGGCCCGGGCGGGCCGGGGAGTTCGGGGATGCGATGCGGATCGTGGCGGACGAGGGGCGCGGCGTGGTCGTCTTGCTGCGTGATACCACGATGAAAATCGCGGCCGGTGGCGAAGAGGTGTCGCCCCAGACCCTGCGCCAGTATGGCCTCGGCGCGCAGATCTTGTCGTCGCTGGGACTGTCGGAACTGATCCTTCTGACCAATTCACCGTCGCCCAAGGTGATTGGGCTGGAGGCTTACGGCCTCACCATCACCGGCACCCGAAAAATACCGATGCAGAGATAG
- a CDS encoding IS630 family transposase (programmed frameshift), which translates to MGKAHPVELRERAVRLVEQGNTHTEAARRLCVSIKFVNDMVRLKRETGSLAPKPQGNPGRGKLTSVKGWVESRITAQPDLTIDELTAELAAKHGVKVHRSSVGRLLLRLGLSHKKDLQALEQKRQDVADLRRIWIGKRQPFMARHLERLAFIDETSLKTNMAKTTGWAPRGQRLVDHAPFGHWRTQTFIGALRHDRLDAPWVIDGAMNGELFDLYIETQLVPTLGPGDVVILDNLSSHKSPGAAKAMRDIGAWFLFLPPYSPDLNPIEMAFSKLKVLIRKAAARTYHELWQAVGHVCDLFTDEECYNFFKAAGYKTD; encoded by the exons ATGGGCAAAGCGCATCCTGTTGAGTTGCGTGAACGTGCCGTGCGGCTTGTCGAGCAGGGCAACACGCACACAGAGGCGGCTCGGCGGCTGTGCGTGTCGATCAAGTTCGTCAACGACATGGTGCGGCTCAAGCGCGAGACCGGCTCGCTCGCGCCGAAACCTCAGGGCAATCCCGGGCGCGGCAAACTGACCAGCGTCAAAGGCTGGGTGGAGAGCCGGATCACGGCGCAACCCGATCTGACGATTGACGAGTTGACCGCGGAACTGGCCGCGAAACACGGGGTGAAGGTTCATCGCTCGTCGGTCGGTCGGCTGCTGCTCAGGCTCGGGCTGTCACAC AAAAAAGACCTGCAAGCCCTTGAGCAGAAGCGTCAGGACGTGGCCGATCTGCGCCGCATATGGATCGGCAAACGCCAGCCCTTCATGGCCAGACATCTGGAAAGGCTGGCTTTCATCGACGAGACATCGCTCAAGACGAACATGGCCAAGACCACCGGCTGGGCCCCGCGCGGGCAACGCCTGGTCGATCACGCGCCGTTCGGGCATTGGCGCACCCAGACCTTCATCGGTGCCCTGCGCCATGATCGCCTCGATGCCCCGTGGGTGATCGATGGCGCAATGAACGGCGAGTTGTTCGACCTCTATATCGAGACCCAGCTGGTGCCGACCTTGGGTCCGGGCGACGTGGTCATCCTCGACAACTTGTCGAGCCATAAGAGCCCCGGCGCAGCCAAGGCCATGCGAGATATCGGCGCGTGGTTCCTGTTCCTGCCGCCCTACAGTCCCGACCTCAACCCGATCGAGATGGCCTTCTCAAAGCTCAAGGTCCTGATCCGAAAGGCTGCAGCCCGAACCTACCATGAACTTTGGCAGGCTGTCGGTCATGTGTGCGACCTCTTCACCGACGAGGAATGCTACAACTTCTTCAAGGCCGCAGGATATAAAACCGATTAA